A window of Halopseudomonas sabulinigri genomic DNA:
AACGCCGTCGCCCTGCCGCTACTGCTGAAACCCAGCCTCAGGCTGCAGATGCAGATGCAGAAACGGCAGAGCAGCCAGCGGCCAGCGAAGCAGCCGCAGAAGCACCAACGGCAACCAGCGAGCAGCCGCAAGAGCAAAGCCGCACTGAAGCCGCAGTCGAGGCCAAGCCTGCAGCCGCCGCGGCGGCGAAACAGCCAGCGGTGGAGGCTGTCGCCGAGCCTGCTGCTGTCGAAGCGCCTGCTGAACCAGTAAGCGAGGCCGCCTCCGAACCGGCTCCAGAGGTTGTCGCAGAGCCTACCGCCGAGTCAGAAAGCAGCATTCCTGCCCTGACTGAAAGCGGTCGCGCCTACAACGACCCTCGCGAGATACGTCGTCGCCAGCTGGAAGCCAAACGTCTGGCCGAGGAAGCTGCGCAGCAGCCCGCCGAAGCCGCCACGTCGGTCGAATCCGAGCCCGCAGCAGCACCTGTGGAAGCCAGCGTTGCCGCTGAGCCCGCGCAGGTTGAAGCCAAAGCCGAGGCCACCGAGGCAGTAGCCGCTCAGTCCAAGCCGGCAGAGCAACCTAAGCAGGCCGACATGCTGGAAAGCTCCCAGCAGGACACCGCCGTTGAGGTCGACGCCAACAGCAACAGCAGTGAGCCCGAGAAGACAGAGCAAGGCACTGCCAAAGCTGAAGACGACGCCGAGCAATCAGCGGCAGAGCCGCAGGAGAAAGAAAGCGACACCAGCCGAACCTGATGTTCGGCTGCAAAAAAAGGGGATGCTTCGGCATCCCCTTTTTTTATCTTTCGCTACCAGGCAGCATCAGCTACAACTAGACACCGCCCCCAGCAACGGCGGCTCCCGCTCAAGCGCTACGCCAAAACGCCGCTGTACATCGGCGGCAATTTCCGCCGCCAGGGCCAGTATATCCGCTCCCCGTGCCTGGCCGTAGTTCACCAGCACCAGTGCCTGCTCTGCATGCACACCCACATCCCCGCGCCGCAACCCCTTCCAGCCGGCTTGATCAATCAACCAGCCCGCAGCGAGCTTGCATGCGCCCTGCGGTTGCGGAAAGTGTGGCATCTGCGGATAACGCAGCAGCAATGCATCTGCTTTGGCCTGCGGCACCAACGGATTCTTGAAGAAGCTTCCAGCGTTGGGCAAGCGCGCCGGGTCCGGTAACTTGCTGTGCCGGATAGCACACACCAGTTCACTGACGACGCGCGAGTCGGGCCGTTGCAATCCGGTTTGTTGCCAGGCCGCGGCCAAGGGTGCGTAGCCAACATTGATATAGGGCCTGGGTGATAGCTTGAAGCGCACTCGCAAGATGACATAACGTTCGGCTTCATGCTTGAACAGGCTGTCGCGGTAGTCAAACCGGCAGTCGGCTGCCTGCAGGCATTTGACCTCCCCCGTGCGACGATCCAGGGCATCCAGGCTGTCAAACAGGTCTCTGACTTCTACACCGTAGGCACCGATATTCTGAACCGGTGCCGCGCCCACCGTGCCGGGAATCAGCGACAGGTTCTCCAGCCCACTGAGGCCAAGATCCAGCGACCAGCGAACAAAGTCGTGCCAGTTTTCACCGGCAGCAGCTTCGACCACCACACTCTCGGGGCTGCGCGACATCACACGCCGACCACGAGTGCGCATCAACAGCACCAGACCAGGCACAGGCCCGGCAAGTACCAAGTTGCTGCCACCCCCGATGAGGGTGACCGGCCAGCCACTGCGCTGCGCCTGCGCCAATGCAGCGACCATTTCACTATCGCTTTCAACACACAGTAGCCGCTCCGCCCGCTCACTCAGGGCCAGCGTATTGAATGGTCGCAAATCGACCTGCGATCGCAGCTTGCTCACGTCGCCACCGAGACATCGAGCCAGGCATCGGCTGCCGTTTCCAGCATATCCAGCACCTGTTCGAAGCCCTGCTCGCCGCCGAAATAGGGATCCGGCACCTCCTGCGGCAATTCAGGAGCAACACTCATGAACAGCCGAATGCGACTGCGTGCAGCAGCCGGCGCGCGTGCTAGCAGGTTATCCAGATTGCTTTGATCCATCGCCAGAATCAGATCGAACTCAGTGAAATCGCTGTCGCGTACAGCACGTGCACGTTGCGCAGACAGGTCGTAGCCGCGCTGGCGCGCCGCTGCGGTGGCTCGGCGGTCCGGCGGCTCGCCTACGTGATAGCCGCCGGTGCCGGCAGAATCAACCTGATAACCGCTTTGCAGGCCACGCTCGCGCAAGCGAGCCTCGAATACACCCTGCGCACTGGGCGAGCGGCAGATGTTGCCCAGGCAAACAAACAACACACGCGTAACACTCCGGCTCATGCTTGCTCCAGCAATGCTCGCACGCGCTCCAGGTCGGCCTGGGTGTCCACTCCGGCAGGCAGCGCGATGCAGGCGTCGGCAACATGAATTCGCACACCAAACCAGAGGGCACGAAGTTGCTCCAGCGATTCCGCGCTTTCCAGCGGGCTTGCTGGCCAGGTCACATAGTCATGCAGAAAGCCGACCTTGTAAGCATAAATTCCGATGTGCCGGCGAAACGGAATGCCCGCCGGCAAGGCAGCAGGACCGTTGGCAAAGGCGTCACGGCACCAGGGCATGGGCGCACGACTGAAATACAGCGCAAAGCCCCGCTGATCACTTACCACCTTTACCGCATTCGGATTGAACAGTGACTCGCTGTCTTCAATCGGCTCAGCCAGTGTCGCTATGCCGGCTTCGGGATGAGCCAACAAGCTGCCGGCTACCTGATCAATCACCTCCGGCGGAATCAACGGCTCATCACCTTGCACGTTGACCACACAGGCATCGTCGGCCAGGCCTAACTTGCTGACCACTTCCTGCAGCCGATCGGTGCCAGAGGGGTGGTCTTCACGGGTCAACACCACGTCGGCACCAAACACTTCGCAGGCGGCGACGATGCGCGGATCGTCGGTGGCGACGGTAACGGAAGCAGCCCCACTCTTGCGCGCCTGCTCCCACACATGTTGCACCATGGGCTTGCCGGCGATCAGCTGGAGCGGCTTGCCGGGCAGCCGCGTCGAGGCGTAGCGAGCAGGAATAATAACGTGAAACATAGGCTCAGCGATCCAGTTTTTCGTCAGCGTCCAGCGCCCGGGCTTCGGTTTCCAACATCACCGGGATGCCATCACGCACCGGATAGGCCAAGCCATCAGCGCGGCACCAGAGCTCGCTTTTATCCGCACTCAATACCAACGGTCCCTTGCACAACGGACAAGCCAGTACATCTAACAGTTTTGGATCCATCGATTTACTCCTGAATGGGTGAATGCGGGGCGGATGCAGCGGGCAGAGTGGCAAGCAAGGCCGCAGCGAAAGCATCGCTCAGTTCGGCCTCTACGCTCAGATACCACCAGTTTTCCTGTGCCAAGGCACGGCACTTCACTGCATCCTTCTCGGTCATTATGACCAGTTTTTCCTTGGGGAGATCGTTCAGCGATTCGGGGGAGTAGCTGGCATGATCAGCAAACACGCGCGGCACATAACGGAAGCCGCACAATTCCAATGTGCGAAAAAAACGCTCTGGATTGCCAATGCCAGCCACTGCCACCACGTCACGCTCACCCTGCCAGAGATCCAATGGCACCTGCTTGCCAGTACGCAGGTGAATCAGGCTGGTTGGCCTTAGCTGCATGGCATAACAGGCGCCCTGATCCTGGGCGGCTCCGTTGCTGACCAGCAGGTCTACCGCGGCCAAACGCTCCGCAGGTTCACGCAGCGGCCCTTCCGGCAAACAGCGCGCATTGCCCAGGCCACGCTGTGCGTCGAGCATCACCAACTCCACGGTTCGCCCCAACGCATAGTGCTGCAGCCCGTCATCGCTGATGATCAGGTCAATATCGCCGCTGGCCAGCAGCGCCCGTGCAGCGGCCGGACGGTCGGGATCAATCACCACCGGCACCTGCGCGCGCTGCGCGATCAACAACGGCTCGTCGCCGCTGTGGTCGGCATTACCAGCAGGGTCGACGCGCCATGGCAAAGCAGGTGGCGTGCCGCCATAACCACGGCTGATCACCCCCACACGATAGCCATGACTACGCAGAAACGCGGCCAGCCAAAGCACCATCGGCGTCTTTCCTGTACCGCCCAGCGTTATATTACCAACGACAATCAGCGGAACCGGCGGCTGCCATTGCGCTGTCTGCCCGTTCAGATAACGCTGCCGACGGCGCTGCGCCACCAGGCGATACAACGCCGATAAGGGCCGCAAGAGTACCAGCCAGCGCGCCTTACCATACCAGGCACGCAGCAGACCCTGCTCAAGGCTCTGCTGCCACTTCATGGCAGCAACACCGATGCCCGCCTGCACCAGGGGCCTGGCGATGCAGCCGCGACAACCCCCGTGCAAAAGCCCTTCACTGCTGCTCGTCCGCTCCGACTTCGCTGGTGGTCAGCCGCAAGCGACTGAAGCCCAACTGTCCGGCCGCATCCATCGCGGTAATCACATACTGATGCGGGGTCTGCGCATCCGCCGTGATGACTACCGGCAGCATGTTATCGCCGCCGGACTCTTTCTGCAGCGCGGCCTTGAGATTACTCAGGTTCGGATTCAGCAGTGCCTTCTCGTTCAAGGCCATTTCACCGGTAGCGGCAATGGTGAGCTCAAGTTGCTGGATATTGCGATTTTCCACCCGCTCGCCGGAAACGGCCTGGGGCAAATCCAGCTTCAGCTGGGTTTCGCGGGTGAATGTGGTCGAAACCATGAAGAAAATCAGCAGCAGAAACACCACGTCAATCAGTGGCGTCAGGTTGACACTGACCTCCTCCGTTCTTTGCCGGCGAAAGTTCACGGTCAGGCTCCCTTACCGGCTACCGCCGCCGCTGGAGTACGTTTGCTGCTGCCGTTGTCCTTGCCGCCATTGAACTCCACATCACGATTGCCCTGCACCACCTCAACCAGCTTGGTGGCTTCCTGTTCCATGGCGATCACCAGCTCGTCTACACGGCGGACAAAGAAGCGATGAAAGAACACGGCGGGGATCGCCACGGTCAGACCCGCCGCTGTGGTAATCAGCGCCTTGGAGATACCGCCTGCCAACACGCCGGTGTTACCGGTGCCTTGGACCATAATGGCGCTGAACACGTCGATCATGCCGATCACCGTACCCAACAAACCCAGCAACGGGGTGATCGCCGCGATGGTACCGAGGGTGTTGAGGTAGCGCTCCAGCTCGTGCACCACCTTACCGGCTGCCTCCTGGATACACTCTTTCATGATTTCACGACCATGACGCGAGTTGGCCAGGCCGGCAGCGAGAATCTCACCCAGCGGGGAGTCGGCTCTTAGGGTTTTCAGTTTGACCGCATCGAGCTGGCCGTCCTTGATCCAGCGCCAGACTTGTCCAAGCAGGTTGTCCGGTGCCACGCGACTGGTGCGCAGCGCCCACAAACGCTCAATAACAATAGCCACAGCAATAACAGATGACAGAATGATCGGCAGCATCAGCCAGCCACCGGAACTGATCAATTCCCACACAAGCGATCCCTCCCCAAAATGGTTGTTTACTCTAGCACAGACATCTAACCGAAACGCCCTGTAACGGCAGTGCCCGCACCTTATTGTTCATGCCAGAAACGCCGTGCCTTCTCGCGCCAGTGCCAGGTAAGTTCTGGCTCGACCTGACCATCCAGACGAAAGCGCACGGCGCCGGAGACGGCAGTATAAACCGGTTCTACCGACAGTTCGCGATATCGTGCCACAACCTTGGGATGCGGATGCCCATAGCGATTGCTGGCGCCGGCACTGTAGACCACCCAGCGCGGCGCAACCTGGCGAATGAACGCATAGGAAGAAGAGCTGACACTACCGTGGTGCGGCGCAAGGAGCACGCTGGCTCGGCGCAGCGCCGGTAGCAGATGATACTCACCTGCCTGCCGAATATCCCCCGGCAGAAGTACCCCGCTCTGCCCCGCGCTCAACTGCAGCACACAGGAGCGGTCGTTGGACGCCGCCTGCTGCTGCGCGCCTGGCAACAGCTCGAAGGTGACACCATCCCAGGTCCAGCGTTGCGCCCTGCAAGGTTCGGCAACCAGACCCGCAGCCAGCCGTTCCGGCTCGCCACTGATCACTCGCTCAACCGGCAAGCGCTGCTGCACCGCCAGCGCGCCGCCGGCGTGGTCATTATCAGCATGACTGATCAACAGCATATCCAGCCGGGTGACACCGCTGGCCAACAGCGCCGGCAATACCACGGCCTCGCCCAGGTCAAAGCCGCTGGACAGGCGTGCCCCGGCGTCGTAGAGCAGATCGTGTTCGGCAGTCTGTACATGGATCGCCAAGCCCTGCCCCACATCCAGCACGGTCAGTTGCAGTTCGCCTTGATCCGGGCGCGCAAATTGGGGTAACAACAACGGCAGTAGACACAGCCCAGCAGGCAACCACAACAGCCGCGACAGCGGGCTCAGCAGCATCAGACTGCCAGCCAGCGCACACAGCCAGCCTAGCCAGCCGGGAAACGCGAAATGTACTAGCGGGCTGAAGCCCGCGACCCAGGTAAGCCCATTAAACAGCAACCCTAACGCGCCGGCGGCGTACTGCAAGAGCAGCGGCCAGCCGGTCAATAACTCCACCAATGCGCCCAGCAGCGCCAGCGGCAGAAGGAACACACTAAGACAGGGAATCGCGACCAGGTTAACCAGCAATGCCGACGCACTGCTCGGCATACCCCACAGCACCAGCCACGGCCACAACCCGAGATAGACTACCCACTGTGCGCTGCCCCAGCGCGCCCACACGCCTTGCAAAGCCAAACGACCGCTGAGGCCAAAAATCAGCAAACCCACCGCCATAAACGACAACCAGAACCCGGCCCGCAGCGGCGCAGCGGGGTTCAGCGCCACCACCACTACCAACGCTGCCAGCCAGATCAGCAGCGGACTGGGCCTGCGCTGCCAGAGTTGCATGCAACACGCCAGGGCGCACATCAACAATGCGCGTTGCACCGGCACGGCAAAGCCAGACAGTGCCGCGTAGACAGCGGCCGCAGCCAGTGCCACCGGTGCAGAAAGCCATAGCTGCGGCCAGGCCCAGGCGAAACGACCCCAGCGCAGCAGTTGCCTGGTAAGCCAGAACACAGTCAGCGCGAGCATGCCCACATGCAGCCCTGAAATAACCATCAGGTGGCTTGTGCCCGTAGCCTGCAATACTTCCCAATCAGAGTCGCTCAAGCTCGACTTGTCACCCAACACCAGCGCCAATAATCGCTGACCCTCGGGCACTGGCGCCAAGGCCGCCGAGAAACGCGCGCGCAGTGCTTCACGCCAGGAGGCACTGGCTGACGCCGACACCCGCTCGCCGCCCCGCACACTGCCCAAGCCGCCCGTGCCCGCGGCGTACAGCCAGGCTTCATAATCAAAACTGCCGGGATTGCTTAACCCCCTTGGCCGCCGTAACCGCGTCTCGAACGACCAGAGTTCGCCGGCCGCTACCGGCTCACCACCCCACCAATGCAAGCGCAGACTCGGCAGCGTTTCGCCACTGTCCTGGCGCCGCACGGACTCCAGCTGAAAGCGCCGACCGGTCTCGGTCTGTTCCGGCAAGCCCGCAATGCGCCCTTCAATTTGCACCGTATGGCCATCCAAGGCCTGATCCAGTCGCTGCGCTATAGCCTGATGGTGAAAGATCAAGGCCCAGACCAATCCGCATAACAAAAAACACAAACAGCGCCCCGCGGCCCCCACACGCCAAAGTAGCAGCGCCGCCGGCAGCAGCGGCACCAGCCACCCAAGTGAAGGGAGTTGTGAGAAACACAGTGGTAGCAGCAAGCCCGCAAGCAGACTCGCCAACAACAGACGCAGATCGCTCAAGCAAACATCCTGTAATCGACTATGCTGCCAGGCAGTAGTGCCCGTCTGACATTCCATGCATAATTGGCGCACGCCACAGTAGCCGAAACCCTGCGATGCCTCGCCGTCTATTCAAACGACTGATGCCCCATCCGGACCGAATCAAAGGCAGCAAGTCCCTGCGCTTCATGGGTAACTTGCTACACGATCCGAACCTCTGGCATCTCAACCGCCACAGCGTTGCGCGGGCAATGGCAGTGGGTCTGTTCGTCGCGCTCATGCCCATTCCACTACAGATGCTGGTCGCCGCAGCAATTGCCGTACTGGTGCGTTCCAACCTGCCGATTTCGGTCAGCCTGGTCTGGCTGACCAACCCGGTCACCATGCCGCCGATTTTCTATGCCCAATACAAGGTCGGCACCCTACTCCTGGGCGCGCCCGAACGCAGCATGCCCATGGAGCTGTCCTTCAATTGGCTGATGGCGGAGCTGCATCACATCTGGCAACCCCTGTTACTGGGGTCGTTTCTGGTGGCCACGGTCTCGGCAGCGTTGGGCTACTGCCTGACCATGTTGTATTGGCGGTGGTGGGTGTCGCGCAACTGGCAACGGCGCAAAATGCGAAACCGTCACCAGTCCTGATCAAGACTGCTCGCAGAGCTGCCCTTTCTTGAGCGTAAAAATGCGATCCATCTGCGCTGCCAGGGTCAGGTCGTGCGTGACCACCAAAAAGGCCGTACGCAGTGTTTGGCTAAGCTCGAGCATCAATTGCTGAATACTCTCCGCAGTATGCTGATCCAGGTTCCCCGTGGGTTCATCCAGCAGCACGCAGGCCGGTTCATTGATTAGCGCTCGAGCAATGGCAACGCGCTGGCGCTCGCCGCCAGACAGCTCAGCCGGCTTATGTCCTATCCGCTCTGCAAGACCGACGCGCTCCAGCATCACTGTCGCTCGCTTGCGGGCTTCTGCTATTGGCGTCTTACCGATCAGCAAGGGCATACAGACATTTTCCAGCGCGCTGAACTCCGGCAACAAATGGTGAAACTGGTACACAAAGCCCAGATCAGCATTGCGCAACTTACCGCGCTGGGTTTCCTGCATGGCCGATAGCTGCTGGCCGGCCAGCCAGACCTCCCCTTCAGAGGGCGTATCCAGCCCGCCCAGCATATTCAACAGGGTGGTCTTGCCCGAGCCGGAGCTGCCGACAATGGCGATACGCTCGCCGCGGTGCAGAGAGAAGTGGACTTGATCCAGCACCCGCAGGCGCTGCGGGCCAACCGCGTATTCTTTACTGAGGCTACGGCATTCGAGAACAACATCAGTCATAACGCAGGGCCTCCGCCGGCTCGGTTCGCGATGCCCGCCAGGCGGGATACAGGGTGGCGAGGAAGCTCAAACTGAGCGCTGCCCCACAGATAATGAAAACGTCACTCCAGATCAGCTCCGAAGGCAGATAGCTGATGAAATAGACATCTGAGCTGAGAAACTGAATACCCAGCACGCGCTCAAGCCAGGCCACCATCTGCGATACGTTCAACGCAGCGAGCACCCCCAGCACGCAACCGCTGATGGTGCCCACCACCCCGATCACCGAGCCCTGCACCATGAAAATGCCCATGATCGACATGGGTGTTGCGCCCAGGGTACGCAGAATGGCGATATCCGCTTTCTTGTCGGTCACCACCATGACCAGGGTTGAGATGATATTGAAGGCCGCGACCGCCACAATCAGCATCAGCAGCAAACCTATCATGGTCTTTTCCATCTTGATCGCCGCAAACAGGTTGCCATGGGTACGCGTCCAGTCCTGCGCGTAATAATCACCCGGTAGCTGCTTGACCAGATCCCAGGCCACCTTGGGCGCCTCGAAGAGGTTATCCAGCTTGATGCGCACGCCCTGCACCTGGCCCGGCTGCCAACGGTTAAGTCTGCCCGCATCCGCTACATTGATCATCGCCAGCGAGCTGTCCAGTTCGGCACCCACCTTGAATACCCCCGCGACAGTAAAGCGCTTGAGGCGCGGAAAAACACCCGCCGGGGTTACCGAGGCTTCCGGCAATACAAAGGTGAGTTTGTCGCCCACGTCTACGTTGAAGCGCTTGGCGATCAGCTCACCAATAATGATGCCGAATTCGCCTTCCACCAGATTATCCAGTGAACCGCTCTGCATGTGGTTTTCAATGATGGACACCGTCTTCTCGGCAGACGGCTCAACACCGGTCACCAACACTGGCGCGACGCTGCCATCGTGGGTCAGCATCCCTTGCAACTGAATAAAGGGCGCAGTCGCCACCACCTTGGGGTTAGCGATCAATTGCTCCGACAGACCCTGCCAGTCGCTGATCGGCTGGTAACCGTTGATGGTCGCATGCGGCACCATGCCCAGAATGCGGGTACGCAATTCACGGTCAAACCCGTTCATTACCGACAGCACCAGGATCATCACCATGACACCCAGGGTGAGTCCCAGCATGGAAATGAGAGAGATAAAGGAAATAAAGTGGTTACGGCGCTTGGCGCGCGTATAACGCAGCCCGATAAAAAACGGTAAGGGTCTGAACATGAAAAGCAGGTTACCTTATAAGCCGGGCTCAGCCGGTGAATTTTGAGCGACATGTTACACTGAACAGCAGCACTTGGTCAGCGCTGCGTAGGCGCCACACGAGATACGCCATGCAAACAGACAATAATGACAAGCGGGAGTTCTTCCGCATTCAGGATCAGATGGCGCTCGACGTCAAACCCATCGACGGACCAGGTGCCGACCTGGGGAGCCAGCATGGCCCACTGTTTGACCTGCTGACCGACATGCACATGCTCGACTACGAGTCACAGCACTTGTTACGGCAGATTTCCGAGCGCGACCGTGCCTTGGCCCAGTACCTCAAAATCATTAACAAACGCATCGACCTGCTGGGCAAAACCCTGGCCGTCGAGCTTTCTGGTGACTTCGGCGAGCCGGTAGAGGTCACTATCAGCGAGGGCGGCATGTCGTTCGAGTCAGACACCGCCTACCCTAAGGACGCTTGGCTGGCAGTTCGCCTGATTCTATTACCTGCACCACTGGGACTGGCGATTCCCGGCCGAGTAGTGCGCTGCGACCCCACAGATACTGCAAACCGCTGGGCGCTCGGCATAAACTTCGATGTGCTGACCGACGCACAGCGCCAACTGCTCGCCCGGCATATACTGCAAAAACAGGCACAGGATATACGTGCCGCAAAATCGACTGAAAGGACCTCGACATGAAACCGCTTCTGCACAGCCTCATTCTCACCAGCACCCTGCTGGCCGCCAGCCCACTCTACGCCGACACGCTAAGCATCCCGGTCGGCGAACAGAGCAGCGCTCAGGCCACAAGCCTGCCCCAACGGGGCGCCAGCTTCGATGCCGTGTTGCGCGGCTGGGGTGAACCGGCAAAGCGACATGCCGCGGTGGGCCAACCACCGATAACCCGTTGGGACTATAACGGCTTCAGCGTGTACTTCGAGTACAGCCATGTGATCGACAGCGTGCGCCAGCACACGCCCAAGGCACCCTGATTCTATGCCGTTGATTTATGGTCACCGCGGTGCCCGGGGCGAAGCCCCGGAAAACACATTGGCCAGCTTTCAGAAGGCCTTGAATGCAGGCGTCACCCGTGCAGAGCTGGATCTGCACCTGTCCGCAGACCAGGAACTGATGGTCATCCACGACCCCACGCTCAAGCGCACTACCGGGCGGCGCGGCAAGGTTGCCCAACACAGTGCCGCGGAGTTGATGCAACTGGATGCTCGGCTGGGCCTGGCCGGCTGGCTGGAACCCTGCCCAATTCCCAGCCTGGAGCAGCTGTTCAGCCATTTCCCCGAGTTCGAACACTATCAGCTGGAAGTAAAAAGTGGTTCTGAGCGCCAGTCGCGTATTGTGCTCAAGGCCGTCCGGCAACTGGTGGATCGCTTTCAGTTACACGACAAGGTGGTAGTGACCTCCAGCAGCCGTACCCTGCTCAAATACGCTAAAAAGTCGGGCTTCTCGCTGCCTACCGGGCTGGTTGAGGAATATGGCCTGCTCGACCCGATCAAGGCAGCGCAGCGATACGGTTGCGAGTACCTGATACTCAACTGGAAGCTATGCACCCCTCAGCGGCTGCGCCAGGCGCAGGCGGCGGGTCTGCATGTTTCGGTATGGACGGTAAACGAGCCGCAGCGTCTGCAGTGGCTGGCCGATATGGGCGTGGATAGCCTGATCACCGACTATCCCTTACGCGCCATGCAGCTACTCAAGCAGGGTGCCTGAGCAACGCACCCTGCTTTTGTTAAAACAGCCTGT
This region includes:
- a CDS encoding glycerophosphodiester phosphodiesterase is translated as MPLIYGHRGARGEAPENTLASFQKALNAGVTRAELDLHLSADQELMVIHDPTLKRTTGRRGKVAQHSAAELMQLDARLGLAGWLEPCPIPSLEQLFSHFPEFEHYQLEVKSGSERQSRIVLKAVRQLVDRFQLHDKVVVTSSSRTLLKYAKKSGFSLPTGLVEEYGLLDPIKAAQRYGCEYLILNWKLCTPQRLRQAQAAGLHVSVWTVNEPQRLQWLADMGVDSLITDYPLRAMQLLKQGA
- a CDS encoding PilZ domain-containing protein: MQTDNNDKREFFRIQDQMALDVKPIDGPGADLGSQHGPLFDLLTDMHMLDYESQHLLRQISERDRALAQYLKIINKRIDLLGKTLAVELSGDFGEPVEVTISEGGMSFESDTAYPKDAWLAVRLILLPAPLGLAIPGRVVRCDPTDTANRWALGINFDVLTDAQRQLLARHILQKQAQDIRAAKSTERTST